CGGATTCGCCAAGGCAAGCGACGCAGCCTGTCTATGCATATAACGTGTGCTGATATGGGTTGCCAGGGTGATACTGAATCAAAAAATGGGTCTCCGGATGGTTCAACACCATCGTCTTTAGAGTTGAAAGCCGTTTCTCACTCGCCAAAGAAGGCCGAAGATCACAAGCATCGGAAAAAGGGCCATCAGAAGTTACACCCAGACATGATCAAACGTGTCGAAGGTGGAGGCGTTGGTCTGATCAATCCCATGGGATGGTACGAAGCCGAGCGAGCGGAAATTCCAACCCCTGCACCCACGCCAGAACACAGGAATGACATGCCATTGCCGTCCGGTAAGACTGTGGCTGCTGATGGAAAGGATTTATCCCAAGCTTTGGAGGCAGCTGTTGTCAGCGGAGTCGCACAGGAGCGGCAACCGACGGGAGAAGCAGAACGGGAGGTCTCCGAAATGGAGCACAAGGAGCCGAAAACAAAATTGCCCGAGGCTGAAGCTGGAGCTGATGTGGCTGATGAAGTCAGCACTGGAATCCACAAACGGTACGTATATAGACTGTGGATACTAGCTGACTCGTCAGTGATCGAACGCCTACCCcacctccatctccccGCCATCACAAGATACCATATGCCGGTTTACAACTTACAGATGGTGCGTAGATCCATTTCCGCAGTGGCTAATATCCAACAGAGGCCTTTCCTAGATCCAAGACGATTGCTTTTGAGGATGCAATTGACGATAGCCATGATCATCGAGAACGAGGTTCAACCACTCAAAGAGAAGGCGGCACGCTCCCAAGGACAGCTACTTTTCGTAATAATGCTGCAGATCGTAAGTCTCTCCTTTAAAGGGATTAGTGATTATATAGTAATAATTTATCAGCTCGACTGCCCTACTCTGCCACCATGCAGTCTAACGCTGGTAATTTCCCTCGCACTTACTCTCTTCGCCCAATGAACAGCCATCAACCCGACGCAAGGATGGAGGGGTTTGGTGGTTTTCCTACACCTTTAGCAATTGGTAAAAAGGTTTTTCGCAAGATTTTTCCAGAAACGTCCAAAACCCTTTCAAAAACATTCACAGTACCTCGAACCAATACACTAAGTGGACGTAGTATAGGAGGTGGGTCGGAAGGCAAAGACGTTCCGTATATATCTTTCGCTGCGACTATTGGGAGGAACAGTCGTTTCCAGGGTTTAACCACCGAACAGATGGATGAACTGGGAGGTGTAGAATACCGCGCTCTTCGAGTGCTTCTCTACATCGTCGTAGGCGTGAGTGGAAATTGCTGAAAAGTCCAAAGCACGAAACTGACTTATTATTACAGTATGTCCTCTTCATGCCGCTCGCCGCGTTTGTCATCATAGCCCCTTATATTTCTGCTGGGAACCGTTATGACTACGTATTCGACGAACAGCCGAGAGTTGTTGGGATTCCCTGGTTCTCCTTATTCCAATCTATCTCAGCTTTTACCAACACTGGCATGAGTCTATGCGATACAAGCATGCTGCCGTTCCAAAAAGCATACCTTATGATAGTCGGTAGGTCCCTTTTTCTTGCTGTGCCCGTTCCATAGTTAAAATTGACGCCTTGTATAGTTATGATAATATTGATCTTTGCTGGAAATACTGCCTTCGTAAGTACTCATTTCTCCACGCCGTGTATAGATAGCATGTACTAATGGCTGCTCAGCCTGTATTGTGAGCTCCACTTTTTCAACTAACTATTTTGTACCTGACAGGACGCCCCATCCCCCAGCCTCCGTTGTACAGTGTAAGTATATGGATGGGTATTGGAGGCAATCGTCTCGAAGCTGACACTGCTATCAGATGGGTTATATACAAATGTGTTCCGGAGTCTTCACGCGTTCGAGAGTCTCTCAAGTTTCTACTCGATCACCCTCGAAGGTGTGTACTCTATTTCTGCTGACACAAGCAGGCTTTCTGATATTGTTTATAGGTGTTTTGTTTACCTTTTCCCGTCTACCCAAACCTGGGTACTCGCTCTTGTCATGCTTAGCCTCACGTGAGTCATCTTTGACAAGAGCGAAGCTTACATGCTAGTCTCATTGATTGGGTCAGCTTTTTGGTCCTCGACTTGGGCACCGAGTGAGTGATACCCTCTGCAAATCCCCCGTCGCCAGTCCTTCTGAAAATCATTTTTGCAGAGTCATCATGTCTATACCTGTTGGGACTAGAATAGCAGCGGGGTTTCTACAGTCTGCTGCTGTTCGTGCTGCAGGTTTCAGTATCGTTCCCCTCGCGGAGCTTGCGCCGGCTGTCAAAGTTCTTTACGTTGTTATGATGGTAAGCATGCCATACTTCACTCTGGAAGAAGCTTACAGGCGGTTCAGTACATCTCTGTCTATCCTATCGCGCTGTCGGTGCGATCTACGAATGTATATGAAGAGAAAAGTCTTGGTCTGTTTGGTGACGAAgttgaggaagatgatttGTCTGAGGAGGGAAGTGGTGCTCATGCAGTAGCAAAATATATTGGTTGGCACGCGAGACGTCAGCTAGCATTTGGTGAGTCCCATTTTTGGCAGAGACACATTAGCTCATACCTCCTTGCAGATATTTGGTGGCTTGCTTTTGCATTATGGCTCGTCTGCATTATAGAAGTAGGTCGTACCAAGCACATGGGAGGCCAAAAATGGAAATTGACAACTTTAATGCAGCGAGGGCATATTGACAACGATCAAGAATGGTTCAACATTTTCAGCATTCTTTTTGAATTGGTTAGCGCTTATGCGACTGTGGGTTTGAGCCTAGGAGTGCCCTATGATAACTTCTCGTGAGTTACTGCTATCTATAAGTATTTTAACTCATTGTCGACACAAGCTTCTGCGGTGGTTTCCGAAAACTTTCGAAATTAGTGGTGATAATTGTCATGCTACGTGGGAGACATAGAGGCTTGCCTGTTGCCGTGCGTATTGCATGATTGACGTGAATACAGACTGACTTGTAACTCATCGTAGATCGATCGTGCTGTGATGCGTAAGCCAATCGGATCGGTATTTGGTCGAGCTGTGAACACTGATACTCATTC
This DNA window, taken from Cryptococcus gattii WM276 chromosome C, complete sequence, encodes the following:
- a CDS encoding uncharacterized protein (Similar to SGTC gene model, INSD accession EAL22107.1~potassium transport protein, high-affinity, putative); the encoded protein is MPSLRPSLSTLPSYLTLPSRWTKWKALIVGSLNFYRIHLLTFTVVPLITSGIMYACNTEYHIAYIDCLFCCMSAMTVTGLATVDLSTLSPFQQVILFLQMIIGSLSFVSIVMILVRQYFFRQTFKHVLQERERRRSRLTKTITRVATTAPPILAIRKRFGAGFRGFAKGDTESKNGSPDGSTPSSLELKAVSHSPKKAEDHKHRKKGHQKLHPDMIKRVEGGGVGLINPMGWYEAERAEIPTPAPTPEHRNDMPLPSGKTVAADGKDLSQALEAAVVSGVAQERQPTGEAEREVSEMEHKEPKTKLPEAEAGADVADEVSTGIHKRDRTPTPPPSPRHHKIPYAGLQLTDEAFPRSKTIAFEDAIDDSHDHRERGSTTQREGGTLPRTATFRNNAADPRLPYSATMQSNAGNFPRTYSLRPMNSHQPDARMEGFGGFPTPLAIGKKVFRKIFPETSKTLSKTFTVPRTNTLSGRSIGGGSEGKDVPYISFAATIGRNSRFQGLTTEQMDELGGVEYRALRVLLYIVVGYVLFMPLAAFVIIAPYISAGNRYDYVFDEQPRVVGIPWFSLFQSISAFTNTGMSLCDTSMLPFQKAYLMIVVMIILIFAGNTAFPVFLRCTVWVIYKCVPESSRVRESLKFLLDHPRRCFVYLFPSTQTWVLALVMLSLTLIDWVSFLVLDLGTEVIMSIPVGTRIAAGFLQSAAVRAAGFSIVPLAELAPAVKVLYVVMMYISVYPIALSVRSTNVYEEKSLGLFGDEVEEDDLSEEGSGAHAVAKYIGWHARRQLAFDIWWLAFALWLVCIIERGHIDNDQEWFNIFSILFELVSAYATVGLSLGVPYDNFSFCGGFRKLSKLVVIIVMLRGRHRGLPVAIDRAVMLPKDFTAAEETAFDEERSRRASRMGSMFNEDVFGMRRDSFNRISSPQEMSSTSGPASANAVHDQHQGGVQFENLHQHRRSSSLGPTSPTADAGLFNPSRETSGEDRWPPMGLSGGLTPVREMSRPIRKDYFDGDPLDV